The Rhopalosiphum maidis isolate BTI-1 chromosome 1, ASM367621v3, whole genome shotgun sequence genome has a segment encoding these proteins:
- the LOC113551208 gene encoding uncharacterized protein LOC113551208 isoform X5, whose amino-acid sequence MSTLPGVSLKGEKSKGKNSFQSLKINCLYKGESTESNQHKSIAPRKNGLQSIGKVIRSVRNPVNLPSEKSESSHESTINLVPIGGGGWNKPVIEKSLVAAGKEVPPTSIVTTTSQLSQSGPVQGQQHASSHPTSVQVTTTTTTTRPSHADGKTWAKKIVDVPVAPPYLAHRTMQFQQEFPSLTSSGEHKNVINTNVPIQANTEQRPSLRPQTETSWMQGGSRPQMPQGAGSVTGVSGQPHHSQTSSGTENVNGVRSNSVQNGVAGAPAGLNPYQMQYNMTKNPVMRNMLPNFMVPNQSDNVIYHTKQPNYPSEKMFHHISSSSTTDGGLSKPTADIKELIPPPIIREEDLKRMNELSKETGWSIQGEIDYNKKLDFSDDEDQSNEKLNKQSLNGDIRNRSDNVKGYFNNKVANCDPSLVQNLKEGMFMQMNINGIPYKSDYMQYYRPPSSHQEERQIEDDFDDEVLGRARVNEELNTVLQRAKDRKLEEMKRYEMQQQLEATKIKKMDGENKDNKDKEFIDDAPKFRSDLSKDKYDESNDNKEINSKYLPSRLQKQFEQNNDASIKAQNVSSTKGTNTLCRTDSDMSSSGYSEYRSDSWVEDDHTNKSSSLKRDKRSEFDRYRREKVRSDSKDKNDKYVHNDYTVRVDDNRKNYDHKRDFKRNDSGGNTKKSVDDNYDADKKVSKYHSRDSLENPEEIEKDNVQGDDETYHWRQNSVGKDFYKDEMNSSGQYGKKYIPGPITQEKLEACELTTEPKRNLNQLVKSERKDTKKNEGDDLSTKDKSVWDLAPTNKNKMLQDQKLEQETKSGKSGQKNDDDKLSVSRSGSNRKNAWPESYEDGQRSRGPPRRDDRNRGDDRNRGDDRNRGDDRNRGEDRNRGEDRNRGENRNRNDDRNRGDDRNRNDDRNRGSVRQNDRYSDKSSLRGYGQRSEQRARVRLESCTLNGRNSQKNSIDESVEKNNKLNTNSGSIRSKNSSSKTQSKIDTFSSSGDTNRRSGESRFGSRQSNRPLNSQKQDDHWDSVSEPSDYEAQQKNSNRRLSSRTYLASSRGDKRSSYDKKDQSKELSNTEKSNQKLTSTTSINNEPKSSYSGSTSQDGRAIKKDDQRKMSDSQQKPQRLTNQSNRKDSSKPTSRANQNNNAAKPGQTNQRYERQKSQPQIGQDDSNVPIIKDTVVMVSNNPPPPPQTNAWDKPITHALRAQSPNVNKPIAPQSNNRPNSLTEIKEIPGQTSQRLPSNKEKASPNVMENGILDSSQRMETIIFENTTYKSKPCGESKNKYNSNIKQRNEKDNCNFNEDTQETCFRAFKSSNSDIKESKLNDAVQMSMNFQNDESSELNLGFGDFESDFTQSGGHLSAENKDVMAMAAHTRSMHTGPSSLAASDLKTMIAGTKKVWDDKPESNPQVQQNIADSAFNTVYSTASSVQHDKSEISVIDEQRVHNQQVYRYVLCPAPQLQNVAGSYIPVSMAATGQLKQDPNAATTNVCKVKPQPQGTLSPPLSQQQQQQQQQQQQQQQQQQQQQQQQQQQQQQQQQQSSTSTHVFSSTTPQPHTSTTPLPNAIPTQATHMNLQIMMENSDGLPDMYGPHIAKQQQTHLILNTNSKNGVEMMTKQFVSAGTGQSPSSTILFNSAQQHYSTTTMPPPSPSAPQVYSLLEPSQTVISGAARSQYSQFAYGLQSNGLNQNMNQYNPSMFIHAGSPAGQGGSEVLQSSISPFRMGPAYNNAQQINTNINPVLIPSSTNSSSSQVKQSSQQIGTIGNKNTYNATTPQPSPFLVPFEPIFNQPFNTMNNTRATPLQTSSSLYSTNSATGPTNPSYIPSAFQPQVVPGASAGNTFGIPAAFGSQNAPPPNMQSYTSQYRQVPYIKGNLTGGNGTNDLQKSGISNQQDLGNPMYSSNLFRQQQQQYFDTNKTLMNSNQQTHQQAMQGKYSNYQVSATQNNQLPLMQQPRMNMNNSNNGSMAGKIAPPYPTPIQRPVSTFQYLQRIPPPPQNMRMQPNCAPIQHLMNKSQTSNNYYVSNAGLIVEPPLPIPNKIDNANAIVDSKAEEKIDSSSKPQSTECIDDKPLATNE is encoded by the exons ATGTCTACATTGCCAGGGGTCAGTTTGAAGGGGGAGAAAAGCAAAGGAAAGAATTCATTtcaatcattgaaaataaattgtttatataaa gGTGAGTCGACGGAAAGTAATCAACATAAAAGCATAGCTCCTCGTAAAAATGGATTGCAATCTATTGGAAAAGTTATCCGCAGTGTTCGTAACCCTGTTAATTTACCAAGTGAGAAGTCCGAATCTAGCCATGAGTCTACAATCAATCTAGTCCCTATTGGTGGTGGAGGATGGAACAAACCAGTCATAGAGAAATCACTTGTG gCTGCGGGCAAAGAAGTTCCGCCAACATCTATTGTCACAACGACATCTCAACTGTCCCAAAGTGGGCCTGTACAGGGACAACAACATGCTTCATCCCATCCTACTTCCGTACAAGTGACTACCACCACCACAACTACAAGA ccTTCTCATGCCGACGGCAAAACATgggcaaaaaaaattgtggatGTTCCTGTTGCTCCTCCATATTTAGCACATCGTACAATGCAATTCCAACAAGAATTTCCAAGTCTTACTTCAAGTGGAGAacacaaaaatgtaatcaatacaaatgtacctatacaggCCAACACAGAACAGAGACCTTCTCTTCGTCCTCAaa ccgAAACAAGTTGGATGCAAGGTGGCAGTCGACCCCAAATGCCTCAAGGCGCCGGAAGTGTGACTGGAGTTTCAGGTCAACCTCATCATTCTCAAACATCTTCcg GGACAGAAAATGTGAATGGCGTACGGAGCAATTCGGTCCAAAATGGGGTGGCAGGGGCCCCGGCCGGCCTAAATCCTTATCAAATGCAATATAACATGACTAAAAATCCAGTTATGAGGAATATGTTGCCTAActtt atgGTTCCAAATCAATctgataatgttatatatcatACCAAACAACCTAATTATCCAtcagaaaaaatgtttcatcaTATTTCATCTTCATCGACCACTGACGGTGGTTTAAGTAAACCTACGGCAGATATTAAGGAACTTATACCCCCACCAATCATTCGTGAAGAGGATTTAAAAAGAATGAACGAACTCTCCAAAGAAACTGGGTGGTCTATACAAGGAGAAATTGAttacaa taaaaaattggACTTTAGTGATGATGAGGATCAatctaatgaaaaattaaataaacagtcATTAAATGGAGATATCAGAAATAGATCCGATAATGTTAaaggttattttaataacaaagttGCTAATTGTGATCCGAGTTTGgttcaaaatttaaag GAGGGCATGTTCATGCAAATGAATATCAATGGAATACCTTATAAATCAGattatatgcaatattatagaCCACCGTCATCTCATCAA gaAGAACGTCAAATAGAAGATGATTTTGATGATGAAGTTTTAGGAAGAGCACGTGTAAATGAAGAACTAAACACTGTTTTACAACGTGCAAAAGATAGAAAATTAGAAGAGATGAAACGTTATGAAATGCAACAACAACTAGAagcaactaaaataaaaaaaatggatggagaaaataaagataacaaa GATAAAGAGTTCATAGATGATGCCCCAAAATTCCGATCAGATTTATCAAAAGATAAATATGATGAAAGCAATGacaataaagaaattaatagtaaatatttaccttCAAGACtgcaaaaacaatttgaacaaAACAATGACGCCAGTATTAAAGCTCAAAATGTTTCTTCTacaa aaggtACAAATACACTTTGTCGTACTGATAGTGATATGAGTAGTAGTGGATATTCCGAGTATAGAAGTGATTCGTGGGTTGAAGATGATCATACAAATAAATCCTCAAGTTTGAAACGGGATAAGCGATCAGAATTTGAtag GTACAGAAGAGAAAAGGTTCGTTCAGAttcaaaagataaaaatgataaatatgtacACAATGATTATACAGTTAGAGTTGATgacaatagaaaaaattatgatcaCAAACGTGATTTCAAAAGAAAT gatTCAGGTGGTAATACAAAGAAATCAGTTGATGACAATTATGATGCTGataaaaaagtttcaaaatatCATTCTCGAGATTCCTTAGAAAACCCAGAAGAAATTGAAAAAGATAATgt GCAAGGTGATGATGAAACTTATCATTGGAGACAAAATTCTGTTGGTAAAGATTTCTATAAAGATGAAATGAATTCATCTGgtcaatat ggtaaaaaatatatacccgGCCCAATAACTCAAGAAAAACTTGAAGCATGTGAATTGACCACTGAACCTAAACggaatttaaatcaattagtgAAAAGTGAAAGAAAAGACACAAAGAAAAATGAA GGTGACGATTTATCTACCAAAGATAAATCTGTTTGGGATTTAGCaccaactaataaaaataaaatgttacaagATCAAAAACTTGAACAGGAAACTAAAAGTGGTAAAAGTGGTCAAAAAAATGATGACGATAAATTATCag TTTCCAGGTCTGGgtcaaatagaaaaaatgctTGGCCGGAGTCTTATGAAGATGGTCAACGATCAAGAGGTCCTCCTCGACGTGATGACCGAAATCGAGGTGATGACAGGAATCGTGGAGATGACAGGAACCGTGGAGATGACAGGAACCGTGGAGAAGACAGGAACCGTGGAGAAGACAGGAACCGAGGCGAAAACCGAAATAGAAATGATGACAGAAATCGTGGAGATGATAGAAATAGAAATGATGATAGAAATAGAGGAAGTGTTAGACAAAATGATCGTTATTCCGATAAATCATCATTACGTGGATATGGTCAAAGATCTGAGCAGAGGGCAAGAGTACGTTTAGAATCATGCACATTAAATGGACGTAACagtcaaaaaaatagtatcgATGAAAGTGTtgagaaaaacaataaattaaatacaaattctgGTTCCATAAGAAGTAAAAATTCGTCTTCTAAAACACAGTCtaaaatagatacattttcaTCATCTGGAGATACTAACCGTAGAAGTGGTGAAAGTCGATTTGGTTCTAGACAAAGTAATCGACCTCTCAATAGTCAAAAACAAGATGATCATTGGGATTCAGTTAGTGAACCTAGTGATTATGAAgctcaacaaaaaaatagtaatcggAGACTAAGCAGTCGTACATATTTAGCGTCTTCGAG ggGTGACAAAAGATCTAGTTATGACAAGAAGGACCAATCTAAAGAACTCAGTAATACTGAAAAATCTAATCAAAAGTTAACTTCTACTACATCTATTAATAATGAGCCAAAGAGTAGTTATAGTG gaagTACTTCTCAGGATGGAAGGGCTATTAAAAAAGATGACCAGAGAAAGATGAGTGATTCACAACAAAAACCTCAACGATTAACTAATCAGAGTAATCGTAAAGATTCATCTAAACCAACATCTCGGGCTAATCAAAATAACAATGCAGCTAAGCCTGGTCAAACTAATCAAAGATATGAACGACAAAAGAGTCAGCCACAAATTGGTCAAGATGACTCAAACGTTCCTATTATTAAAg atacggTAGTAATGGTTAGTAATAATCCTCCACCACCTCCACAAACCAACGCTTGGGACAAACCAATAACTCATGCTCTCCGAGCACAATCACCTAATGTAAATAAACCAATTGCTCCACAGTCTAACAACCGGcctaatag TTTAACAGAAATTAAAGAAATTCCTGGACAGACTTCCCAAAGGTTACCTTCTAATAAAGAAAAAGCATCACCTAAT gttATGGAGAATGGTATTCTTGATTCATCGCAACGAAtggaaacaattatatttgaaaatactacATACAAATCAAAACCATGTggagaatctaaaaataaatataattccaaTATTAAGCAGCGCAATGAAAAAG ataattgtaattttaatgaagACACTCAAGAAACTTGTTTTAGAGCATTCAAATCTTCAAATTCTGATATTAAAGaatctaaattaaatgatgCCGTACAGATGTCAATGAACTTTCAA aaTGATGAAAGCTCTGAGTTGAATCTTGGATTTGGCGATTTTGAGTCTGATTTTACTCAAAGTGGTGGTCATTTATCTGCAGAAAACAAAGATGTTATGGCCATGGCAGCCCATACTAGATCAATGCATACTGGACCATCATCATTAGCAGCAAGTGACTTAAAAACCATGATAGCTGGCACTAAaaag gtttGGGATGATAAACCAGAATCTAATCCACAAGTTCAACAAAACATTGCTGATAGTGCTTTTAATACAGTTTATAGCACAGCAAGTAGTGTACAACATGATAAATCTGAAATTTCTGTTATCGATGAACAAAGAGTTCATAATCAGCAAGTGTACAGGTATGTACTTTG cccTGCACCTCAGTTACAAAATGTTGCTGGCTCTTACATTCCAGTGTCAATGGCTGCTACTGGTCAACTCAAACAAGATCCAAATGCTGCTACCACAAACGTATGCAAG gTTAAACCTCAACCGCAGGGTACATTATCGCCCCCATTGagtcaacaacaacaacaacagcagcagcagcagcagcaacagcagcaacagcaacagcaacaacaacaacagcaacaacagcagcagcaacaacaacagcaacagTCATCAACTAGTACACATGTGTTCAGCTCTACAACACCTCAACCACATACTTCAACTACACCACTTCCAAATGCTATACCAACACAAGCAACACACATGAATttacaa ataatgatGGAAAATAGTGATGGATTACCTGATATGTACGGTCCACATATTGCAAAACAACAGCAgacacatttaatattaaataccaataGTAAAAATGGAGTAGAAATGATGACTAAACAGTTTGTCTCTGCTGGTACAGGACAATCTCCTTCATctactattttgtttaattcagCTCAACAGCATTACTCGACAACAACAATGCCACCACCATCACCTTCTGCCCCTCaagtttattcattattagaaCCTTCTCAAACt gttataagcggTGCAGCACGGTCTCAGTATAGTCAATTTGCATATGGTCTTCAATCTAATGGTTTGAATCAAAATATGAATCAATATAATCCATCAATGTTTATTCATGCTGGTTCACCAGCTGGTCAAGGTGGTTCAGAAGTATTACAATCTTCTATATCTCCCTTCAGAATGGGGCCG GCTTATAATAACGCTCagcaaataaatacaaatataaacccAGTATTAATACCAAGCAGTACAAATTCTTCTTCCTCACAAGTAAAACAGTCCTCACAGCAAATTGGAACaattggaaataaaaatacttataatgctACAACACCTCAACCATCacct TTTTTGGTGCCGTTTGAACCTATATTCAACCAACCATTTAATACCATGAATAATACCAGAGCAACACCATTGCAAACTTCCTCATCACTATATTCTACTAATTCAGCAA cAGGACCAACAAATCCCAGTTATATTCCTTCTGCATTTCAACCACAAGTGGTTCCTGGTGCATCTGCTGGCAATACTTTTGGAATTCCAGCCGCTTTTGGTTCTCAAAATGCACCACCGCCAAACATGCAAAGTTATACGTCACAG TACCGACAAGTACCATACATAAAAGGAAATTTGACTGGTGGAAATGGTACTAATGACCTTCAAAAATCTGGAATTTCAAATCAACAAGATTTAGGAAATCCCATGTATTCTTCTAACTTATTCagacaacagcagcagcaatattttgata ctaATAAGACGTTGATGAATTCTAATCAACAAACTCATCAGCAGGCTATGCAAGGAAAATATAGTAACTATCAAGTATCCGCTACTCAAAATAATCAGTTg cCCTTGATGCAGCAACCCAGGATGAACATGAACAACAGCAACAATGGTTCGATGGCTGGTAAAATCGCACCTCCTTATCCAACTCCTATCCAAAGACCAGTATCAACTTTCCAATATTTACAGCGTATTCCACCTCCACCACAAAACATGCGAATGCAACCTAATTGTGCACCAATACAACATTTAATGAACAAAAGCCAAACCtctaataactattatgtatCTAATGCAG GTTTGATTGTTGAACCTCCCTTGCCTATAcccaataaaattgataatgctAATGCAATTGTTGATTCAAAAGCTGAAGAAAAAATAGACAGTAGTTCAAAACCACAAAGCACAGAATGTATAGATGACAAACCTCTGGCGACTAATGAATAA